A region of Lycium barbarum isolate Lr01 chromosome 3, ASM1917538v2, whole genome shotgun sequence DNA encodes the following proteins:
- the LOC132632207 gene encoding uncharacterized protein LOC132632207: protein MEVLGKSMVAVPTNVIYLSTILGQDGPNPVHKCDWKCQNEHVCGNMYRCRLTGLTHICDKNCNQRILYDNHNSLCRVSKQIFPLTQVEVQAVKGVRRKFDADSSPSDSCAFKRRRDAHFHPSPFERSFTAVSPICSQVGDGMDMS, encoded by the coding sequence ATGGAGGTACTTGGAAAATCTATGGTAGCAGTGCCTACAAATGTTATATATCTGTCAACTATTCTTGGCCAAGATGGCCCAAACCCTGTTCACAAGTGTGATTGGAAATGTCAAAATGAACATGTGTGTGGGAACATGTACCGCTGCCGTCTAACTGGGCTGACACACATTTGCGACAAAAACTGTAACCAGCGAATATTGTATGATAACCATAACTCTCTTTGCAGAGTTAGCAAACAGATTTTCCCTTTAACTCAAGTGGAAGTGCAGGCTGTGAAAGGTGTGCGAAGGAAGTTTGATGCTGATAGTTCCCCTTCTGATAGCTGCGCCTTTAAGCGCAGAAGGGATGCACATTTCCACCCATCACCATTTGAGAGATCTTTCACTGCTGTTAGTCCCATATGCAGTCAAGTTGGAGATGGCATGGACATGAGCTAG
- the LOC132632209 gene encoding pathogenesis-related thaumatin-like protein 3.5, translating to MLSITSWKELALSLLFCALVSHSFAYTFTITNNCPYTIWPGTLSGSSSPHLSTTGFQLDAGQSLRIPSPAEWSGRIWARTGCTFDASGVGSCQTGDCGGKLECNGLGATPPASLFEITLGKGDAKDFYDVSIVDGYNLPMVAVPQGVNGGCNATGCVSNLNMGCPKELQVVGGEGQGNVVACRSACEAFGLDQYCCAGEFANPTTCRPSFYSSIFKRACPRAYSYAYDDGTSTFTCKASDYTIIFCPMNGVKRPDGGETTPPIDESKMEKFPGVASSSNILLLFPVHIGLIFQFISL from the exons ATGCTCAGCATAACATCCTGGAAAGAACTTGCACTTTCATTGCTTTTCTGCGCGTTGGTTTCTCATTCTTTTGCCTACACTTTCACCATTACTAACAACTGCCCTTACACGATATGGCCTGGAACATTGTCTGGTTCCTCATCACCTCATCTTTCGACAACTGGCTTTCAATTGGATGCTGGTCAAAGCCTCAGAATTCCAAGTCCCGCTGAATGGTCAGGTCGCATTTGGGCAAGAACTGGCTGCACTTTTGATGCGTCTGGTGTTGGCTCTTGTCAAACAGGTGACTGTGGTGGTAAACTTGAATGTAATGGCCTTGGCGCAACACCACCTGCCTCCCTCTTCGAGATAACTCTGGGTAAGGGAGACGCCAAAGATTTCTATGATGTCAGCATTGTTGATGGTTATAATCTGCCAATGGTTGCAGTCCCACAGGGAGTCAATGGTGGATGCAATGCCACTGGTTGTGTTTCCAATCTTAACATGG GTTGTCCAAAAGAACTTCAAGTGGTGGGTGGAGAAGGACAAGGAAATGTTGTAGCATGCAGGAGTGCATGCGAGGCTTTTGGTTTAGACCAATATTGCTGTGCCGGAGAGTTTGCCAATCCGACAACTTGCCGTCCATCATTCTATTCCAGCATCTTCAAAAGAGCTTGTCCAAGGGCTTATAGCTATGCATATGATGATGGCACCAGCACTTTTACATGCAAGGCTTCCGACTATACAATCATCTTCTGCCCCATGAATGG GGTGAAGAGACCCGACGGTGGAGAAACAACTCCACCTATTGATGAAAGTAAAATGGAGAAGTTCCCAGGAGTGGCCTCATCGTCAAACATTCTCCTTCTCTTCCCCGTGCATATTGGGCTGATATTTCAGTTTATATCTCTATAA